DNA sequence from the Halobacterium sp. DL1 genome:
AGATCTGCTCCGTTTGTCATGATGGATTCTCCTTTGCCATATTAAAATAAATTAGGTGTCGAACTCCGGCTCCCGGCCCTCGAGGAACGCCGTGACGCCCTCTGCGTGTTCGTCGGTGTCGTAGGCCTGGCTCTGGAGGAGGTTCTCGTGGTCGAGCGCGTCGCCCCACTCGCGGCCGAGGTTGTCGTGGAGCGCCTGCCGGATGACGCCGATGGTCCGGGTGGGCCGCTCGCGGAGCGTGTCGAGCAGCGCGTCCACTGCGTCGTCGAGTTCCTCTGCGGGCACCGCCTCGTTGACGAGGCCCAGGTCCGCTGCTTCGTTCGCGTCGACGAACTCGGCGGTGAACGCGAGGCGCTTCGCTTCGCGGAGGCCGACGAGGCGGGGCAGCAGGAAGCTCCCGCCAGTGTCCGGGACGAGGCCGACGCGGACGAACGCACAGGAGAAGCGAGCGTCGGGGACGGCGTACGCGAAGTCCGAGAGCGCGACCACCGCGAGGCCCGCGCCGACCGCGTCGCCGTTCACGCGGGCGACGATGGGGACGCGGGACTCCATCGCGGCCTCCGCGAGTCGGCCGAACGTCCGCTCGACGCGCTCGTATGCGTCGCGGACGTCCTCCTCGCGGGCGGCCATCGACTGGATGTCGCCGCCCGCGGAGAACGCGCTCCCCTCGCCCGTGAGGAGAATCGCGTCGTGGGTCTCGGGGTCGGCGGACTCGATTGTTTTCGCGAGGTCCGCGGCGAGGTCGGTGGTGAACGCGTTCTTCACCTCGGGTCGGTCGAACGTGACGCGCAGGACGCCGTCGTTCGTCTCGGTGTGCATGCAACGGCCTACCTCGCGGGGCGTGATAACTTTGTGCGGACCAGGACCATCTGGTGGACCGCACGTCTCAACTGCGCGCAGTCACCGAATTCCGGCGATGGTTCGACGACGAAGGGCGCTAGCGCGTCTCCGTGGACGTGGACGCAACGACCCCGGGCGTCGGTCAGACCGCGGTCGTCGGGGACCGCGTGTACGCGCTCTCGGCGAGACGACAGCGGCAATCGACCCCGACTAGAGCGTCTCGCCGAGCAGGCGGGCGAGGCCCCGTCGGAGGCGCTCCAGGAACGCGGACTTCGAGATGCCCAGCGTCGCGGCTACCTCGCTGGCGTCGGTCCCGCGAGGCACCGAGAAGTAGCCCATGTCGAAGGCAGTGCGAAGCGCCTCGGCCTGCGCGGGCGTCACGCCCCAGCGGTCCGCGATGGGAGCGTCACCCCGGTCGCCGATGGGGTAGGTGCGTTCGAGCGTGACGCCGACGGTGTCTCCGGCGGTGTCGAGGACGCCGCGGAGCACGTCCTGGCCGACGACGGCGCCCGTGAACCTGGCCTCGCCGCCGCGGTAGTGGAGGCTGTCGGCGAGGAACCCCGCGCTGACGAGTTCGTGGAGGACGCAGGGCTGTTTGGAGAGGCAGCGGTACGTGTAGCGGCCGTCGTCGCGCGCGACGTGGAGGTAGCGCACGCGGTCGTCGGCGTCGAGCGCGGCCGCGAGGTCGTCGCCGTTCGTCGAGGAGAACTGCAGGAGTGCGTTGCCGTCGGTG
Encoded proteins:
- a CDS encoding enoyl-CoA hydratase, translated to MHTETNDGVLRVTFDRPEVKNAFTTDLAADLAKTIESADPETHDAILLTGEGSAFSAGGDIQSMAAREEDVRDAYERVERTFGRLAEAAMESRVPIVARVNGDAVGAGLAVVALSDFAYAVPDARFSCAFVRVGLVPDTGGSFLLPRLVGLREAKRLAFTAEFVDANEAADLGLVNEAVPAEELDDAVDALLDTLRERPTRTIGVIRQALHDNLGREWGDALDHENLLQSQAYDTDEHAEGVTAFLEGREPEFDT
- a CDS encoding transcriptional regulator; this encodes MIEECLFVEFGVEGDDCPLAEATRATGASVDSRPPQLRTDGNALLQFSSTNGDDLAAALDADDRVRYLHVARDDGRYTYRCLSKQPCVLHELVSAGFLADSLHYRGGEARFTGAVVGQDVLRGVLDTAGDTVGVTLERTYPIGDRGDAPIADRWGVTPAQAEALRTAFDMGYFSVPRGTDASEVAATLGISKSAFLERLRRGLARLLGETL